A portion of the Macadamia integrifolia cultivar HAES 741 unplaced genomic scaffold, SCU_Mint_v3 scaffold164, whole genome shotgun sequence genome contains these proteins:
- the LOC122064383 gene encoding uncharacterized protein LOC122064383 translates to MASKAGKSIVKAIEAYQYPWQEKLAKYKVELSKGVWGHWYLGAWKPSGISARHRARLRKEVLLAGEDWPYDPERKEMRTKRKGHKCDRISAEKRANTVELMKKMPEMLLDYKKRRWEKKMKEEDAKKLD, encoded by the coding sequence ATGGCAAGCAAAGCAGGAAAATCCATAGTGAAAGCGATTGAGGCGTATCAGTACCCATGGCAGGAAAAGTTGGCCAAGTACAAAGTTGAGCTCTCAAAAGGAGTTTGGGGACATTGGTACTTAGGGGCATGGAAGCCATCGGGCATTAGTGCTCGCCATCGGGCACGCCTCCGCAAGGAGGTCCTCCTTGCAGGTGAGGATTGGCCATATGATCCAGAGAGGAAAGAGATGAGGACCAAGAGGAAAGGGCACAAGTGCGACAGAATATCTGCAGAGAAAAGGGCAAATACTGTTGAATTGATGAAGAAAATGCCAGAAATGTTACTGGATTACAAGAAGCGCaggtgggagaagaagatgaaagaggAGGATGCAAAAAAGTTGGACTGA